GCACTGAGCCGGTCGTTGTGTCCCTAGTCCTCAGTCCCTTTTTCTGACGAATTGCGGTAGCCATAAAAATTAATAGTGTAGTCAGTAATCTGCACTCCAGTTTGTTGTTCAACTTGGCGAATAAAATCTTCTGGTAATTTTATATGAACGTCGAGGATTTGATTAGTATCAATACAATTTACGTGACTGTGGGAATCACTAATGTTACCATATAAACGACCATCACAGTGTTCAATACATTCAATGATGCCCTGACTAGATAATGCTTCTAAATTTTGATAGACAGAGGTGTGACCTATCTCTTTACCTTGGTGGTTCAAGCGATCGTAAATCTCTCTAGCAGATAGATGTTCATTCGCTTGCCAAAGTAGTTCTAGAATAAAGCGCCGTTGGCGACTAACGCGCATACCCAGCACTTGACACCGCTCCAGAGCATCTTCCAGAGAACGAATTGGTTGTGTAGATATCGCTGGTTTTTGCATATTCTATGCTTGTTAACTGTTGGGGTAATTTTCCCATTTCCAGGGTTATAGGATATTCTTATATGCGAAAATATTACATCTCGCCCTTGATCCTATACCTGTGTGATTGTTTTTGATAGCTGCCCAAATCACAGGGCTATGATTTTTTTACTATTTGACGGTTGGCTTGTCACACCCTAATCTAAAACAAACTCATTACAACTTTAACTTAAAATAGGTGCTAATGTCCACTGGAAGGGCTAAGAACTGTAACCTAAAAGCTATTCAAGCCTCATCAAAGCTCGTCAATTTTGAGTAGGTATCACGAAAAGATGGTAGGATAATCAATAATAATTAACGGTTAACAACCGTGCCGTCAGAGGATAAACCTTCCAGCATAGACTGGCGTTTGATAAACGTGCCATAGGCGAAGTGCAGGCGACCTAGACAGAGGGTCGTTAGTAGCGCCTCAAACAGAAGTTATTCTGTAACTTCGACACATATAGCGATCAGTTAGATCGTGTTAGCCTGTGGACTGGTTAACGCCGACGTTGCCAGAATAAAGCAGGAAGTAAGCATCAAACTACACATGAGTAGATTTGTCTATTTGTGAGTAGTTATGAATAGGTCTTATGTAACGGACTAGTACACTGTCATACCATTTCACCAAAACTCTGATACATATAGAAGCCAGTAGGGGCACGGCAATGCCGTGCCCCTACCAAGGTATTTGTATCATACTTAAAGTGAAACGGTATCACACAAAGTTTGATGGCTTGTTTGTAGTTGGGCTTTAGCCCTATTGGTTGTCAGCGCTATAAAGCACAACTACGTTTATGCGTTCTGGTGTACGCAGTTCATAATCACGCTATTATGTGCATCAACTAAAAATGATCATGTTATTAACACTGAAATGTTTGTAAGAATCGCTTAAAGTTTAAGCATATTCACGCATGAAGTTACAGTCTGTAAATTTACATAATATATTAGAGAAAAGGCCGTAAGTTGAAAACTAAACACGGTGTTCCTATAAATGTCGGCAAAGAGACAAAGACGCAATAAGACGCGATATTTTTCGCGTCTTTATTTTGCCAATAAAGCATTTCAGGGCAGCAAAGTGCAAGCAAATCTAGCATCAAACGCTGAAAACTGCTACTGTGGATTCTCGATCCTACAGTTGAACATAAAGTTCTCAGTCAATGACAATCACGATCGCCATCAATACTGATGCCATTAACAATCTAGAACTGTCGCCTGCGTCAACAGTGATTGAGCAATTGCTACAACCGGGAGCCGCATCCCACGAACAGCAATTGCACTTTGAGATAAACTATGATTTGGAAGCAGGCGATCCACGCGAACTCTCAGAAATTCCAGAAGTGCGGCTGTGGTTTGTCCGTCTGGATGCTAAATACCCCTGGTTGCCATTTTTACTCGATTGGAAAGCTGGGGAATTTGCCCGTTATACCGCAATGCTTGTACCGCATCAGTTTAGTTCTCAGGAGGGTATTCAGTATAATCCCGAAGCCTTAGAAATATATTTGATGCACAAAATTTTTATTTTGAGTGATTGGTTGAAGCAACAAAGCATTCCCAGTGCATCACGACTCAAGTCAATGGCACAAATGCTAGGTTATGAATTGGAGGATGCTTTCTTTGAGCTATTTTAACATTTAACATTTGTCATTGGTCATTTGTCATTTGTCATTGGTCATTTGTCATTTGTCATTTGTCATTTGTCATTTGTCATTTGTCATTTGTCATTTGTCCAACTCCAAACTCCTTACTGTGACGGTGCGTTAAGGCACTCATTACTCCTTACTCATTACTCATTACTCATTACTCCTTACTCATTACTCATTACTCATTCCTTAAAGGTTGAAGGTTGAAGTTTGACTACTAACCGTCAACCTTCCACCTTCAACCACTTACAATTGATATCACTTAATGCGGCAAATCAAGGCTAATGCGACATTGAAAGCATATTCAACTGCTTTTGATTTACTTGGTAAAGCTGCCTGCCAAATGCGATAATCATTGCGGTCAATAATTAAGTTGGCTATATCATGAGTAGAAATTCTCTTCAAAATATCGTCTTGAAGAGCTTCAAATTCTGCTGCTGTGCCATTTGTTTCTAAAATTTCTTGGGCTGCGGCAATAAAGTTATCTAAAACAGCCTGCATGTATTGTTTACCCGCAGTTTCGGCAAAAACAGATGAGGATTTTAATGCCTTAAATTCTTCTAAAATAAGATGAGCGATCACTCTTCCTTCTTGACTATTCCAATCATCAGGAAGTTGAACATCAAGATATTCAGATTCATTATCTTTACATTTAAGATATTCATGAATATCTCCAGTTATTTGAGGCAGTTTTTTTCCAGTTAATAGTTCTTGCAACCGGCTAGAGCTTGTCTCAATAAACGCATCCCGAAATACTTTTTCTTGACCTTCAGGACATTCATACACAAGATAAGTCCAAATACCTGGATTACCAGTATCAGTTTTTTTAGCTTGGTAGAAAGTCATAGTTCCATCTTCTTCGCATTCATAATAAGCACTATGAATTTCAGTAAATTCACAGTGGCGTAGGCTGAGGGAACGGGTGATGGCTTGAAAAATGCCAGCAATATGGTGGGGTTGGCTTTCAACCTGAATGTAACGAGTTTGACTAATAATAAAGTTGTGTAAACGAATCGCCATTTGTTCTTCCTTTTGATGTATCAACACGTCGAGGGGGATGCACCTGACTAACGGCAATAGGGAAAATAAGGAACACTAACATGGCGCGTTAGATCCACCCGTAAGCTAAACTACCAGAAATTTTTCTGTCACTTAGTGACCTAAAAAACCCAGTATCCTCAATTCACAAGATTGAAGTTGCTAATCTTTGTTTTATCGTAAATTTCTCATTGTGGTTAATTGATTTGGTAACAAGAGGAGAAAATTCGCTGTAGGATGCAAAATGCTAGATCGGCTGTTCATTATATCCAGACTGAGAATTGGGTAAGACGCTAAGAGCAAGGGGAATTGGCAAAAACGCCACTCTTGGGGTCGTCATTGGTCATTGGTCATTGGTAAGGATTTGAGGCTGATTTACGTTTTGTAATATAGTTTGGTTTATTCCCACCCATTTACTGACATCATCTGAGTAGTCCAGGCTATATGTTTCCCAAAAGTTTATTCAAAGTAACATGTTTTGGAAAAAATTTTTTATTTGACCGAAAACCGTTACTCAATAGGAATTTTGGGAATTTTGATTGGCAAATAAGCCAAAATCCATTGATAGACAGCGGATGTTAGCACTGAACAGGTTGTTGATTAAGAAAAATAAAACTGGTAGTAACCTGTTGCTTTCGACTCTAGGGTTAAAAAAATATAGCAGTTCTCTTTTGGATGGAAAAAGGACAAGGGACACAACAATGTTGTGTCCATACAAGTGGCATTTTTTTCATCCAAGTAAAAACAGCTATAGAAAAATATTATAGGTGTTGTATGTTACAGACTTTCATTATTGATCCCGTTTCAGAAAACTGCTGGTTTAGCCACCCCAGATTTTTTCTAAAACGGCTTTAGGTGTAATGTCTGCCATTTTGCCATTAGGGGATTTAATCGCCAAGAATTTATCACTTTTTGGCAGCAACTGCGCTGGATTTGTCAGACCAAATAGGGCAATGGTGTAGGTTTGAACTGCTACGCTCAACTGGAGTGTAGCACTGTCGGTAGACAACATTAAACTTGCCCCGCCAATAATCGCCGCCAATTTGCCGATATCATCTGGTGAAATCACCTTGATATCCAAACCAGACTCTAAAAGCGATCGCACAAACTCATCATTATCGCCTTGCTTGAGAAGGACTACAGGTAAATCTGGTTGTTTGACTTGGATATCTTGAATAATTTGCTGCCAATTTTCGACAGGGTAAATTGTATCCCAACCTTGAGCATGGGATAAATCGCTAGCACCATCAGAAATCAAGATGTAACCTGTTTCATGCAGTTCTAGGCGTTTTTGTTGCTTTTGTGCCCACTCAATATCTGTTTTTGGTATATTTACAGTTAACTCTGGGGTAGGAGAGTTAATATCTAATGGCTGCAGGAGGTCGTGGTACAAAGCCGCCCGATACTGGGATGGGTTCAAAGGGATAGGATTCGTCAGAAAAACAGATCCTTTACCTTTGTAGCCAATGCGTGTGGGAATTCCCGTTAACCAGAGCAAAAGACCCACCCACCAACTTTGGTCAGTAGTAATGGCGACATCATACTCGCGATCGCGAATTATCCCCACCAGATTACCCCAATCTGCCAGACTATTACGATCACCGAAATCAAAGCTCAAAACATCATGAACAGACTTACTCACCCGATAAGCAGATTTTGATCGGGGTGCGACGACGACATCTATCTGAGCGTTTGGGTAATAGCGCTTCAGGTCATCTAGAGTCGGAAACAAAAGAATTTGGTCGCCAATTCCGCCAGGTACAAGAGCTACTACTCGCATAATATTTATTGACGCTTACTCGCTCCTTATTTTAGGGGAAAATATATAGCCTGAAGATTGAGGAATTCTGTGTATTTACTAATTCCAGCGGCCGGGATAGGACGGAGAATGGGCAGTGATCGCAATAAACTCTTACTAAGCGTGCGATCGCAACCAATTATTGCTTGGACTCTTAAAGCCGCAGCAGCGGCAAATAGCATCAGTTGGATTGGGATTATTTCCCAACCTACCGACTGGGAGGACTTCAAGCTCATTATCGCTGATTTAAACCTCACTAAACCAGTAGAGTTTATTCTTGGCGGCGCTACCCGACAAGAATCAGTTTACAATGGCTTGCAGGCCTTGCCCACAGAGGCAGAGCAAGTATTAATTCACGATGGGGCTAGATGTCTAGCTACACCCGATTTATTTAACTCATGCGCCGAAGCGATTCGTCATTGTCCTGGATTAATCGCCGCAGTCCCTGTCAAAGACACGATTAAAGTTGTCGATAGCAATGGCATAATTCAAAGTACACCCGACCGACGCCAATTGTGGGCAGCACAAACCCCTCAAGGATTTGATGTTAAGTTATTGAAACAATGCCATGCCGAAGGCGTTCGTCAAGGGTGGGAAGTCACAGATGATGCGGCTTTGTTTGAAAAGTGCGGTATCCCAGTGCAAATCGTCCCCGGAGAAGAGACAAACTTAAAAGTCACCACTCCACAAGATTTAGCCCTGGCCAAATTTATCCTCACAAGTCGAGGAGAGTGAAGGAGCAAGGGGATTGGGAGATGAGGAAGATGAGGGGATGAGGGGGAATAATAATTTTTCAGTACGAACTCATCTCCCCCTGCTCCCCCAATCCCCTTGCTGAACTAACGTTGCATAGTTCTAATTTCATTGAGAATATTTTGGTAATAACTGTCATTACCCTGTTGTTGAAAAAGTTCTGCGGCTTTTTTGAAGTCATTCTCGGCATTTTGCATATTTTTAAGAGAAAAATATACAAGACCTCGGTTGTAGTAGATTATCGGATTTTTGGGTTCAAAGCGCATCACCCGATTGTAATCAGCAATTGCTTTGTATTTATCTCCCTGTTGATAATGTATCCCACATTCCGCACTTCAACAAGTAGCATAAATAAACTACATTGGCGAGCAATTCAAAACTAGAGTTTTCAAAAATCAAATAACCATCCAAAAATAAATTATGCACACCAAAATTCTAGCTTTTTTATTGTGTATAAAAAGCTAGTGAGATAATTCAAGAAAGAATTTTTAACCTAGTGATAAAAACACAAGACAATGTAATAGGAAATTAGAGATTTTAAAACTAACATAATAAATAATATTTTTGACAAGTATTAGGTAGAAATTGCAGTATTCTACAATGTGACTCCGTTAGGTTAAGAACCATAAGAACTCCTTGTCTAATAAGAAGATGAATGCCCTGAAAGCATTGAAACATCCACCTTAATGTGGGAGATTCTGTGGGTTTATTCAGTTGATTTTTAACTGTCGCCTTTTGTGTCTTTAACGCCATTCTTAATTGTCGTTGCCCCAGATTATAAACCAAAAGACACAATGCCATTAACATCATCATTGTCTCCACTCTTTCTGGATTTTTCACAAAAAGACTATCGGCGAAAAATAACGGGTCTTTGATAAATCTAAATCCTCGCTCTGTTGATTGCTGTTCTTTATATATTTTCAATATTTCGGTAGGTTCTAATTTGGTTGGATCTAAAATATTCGTTGCTAAAATAAATCGACCACAAGAATTTTGATGTTTTGTGATTAACTCCTGATTTTCTATTAATTTACCTTTGACTTGATCAACTACTATTTGTCCTTTCTTTAATCTCTCGCTAATTTCTCTGTCCGATATTTGATGATATTTTAATTTTGCTCCCAGTTCTTTAATTTTTAATTCTGCCAAAGATTTTTGTTCAAATTCTTCTTTTTCTAACTTGACTAATTGTTTATTAATTTTCAGAAACTCCTCTGATATTTTTTGGGTTAATTTCTTGGTATCTGCTTTTTTTCTTTCGGCGCTTTCAATTAATAACCATCTTTGCTCTATTCCAGCGTAAGATACTTTTTCTTCTTGATAGCTATATCCTTTAATATCACTTGATTTCAGTTCTTTAGTTATGAATGCTTTTACCAGATTCTTGGCTCTTTTAATAGATAAAGGTACTCGACTTATCCATCTAATATTTGACATTAATTTTAAATTACTTTCGCTATATAATGCACTGTCAGCCACCATGATACTTTCAAAATCTATTTGCTTGTCATATTCTACTAAGATGTGAGCGAATACTGCTTTATCTGATTCGTTTCCTGATGCTCCTCTGAAGAATAAGGGTATATCTCCATCACTACTTACTATTAAATCTAATATACATTGTTTTAAGTCCGGTCTATGGTCACGAGAATATCCCTGTGTAATTATAATTGGATTTTCTCCGCTTATTCTTAGTTCTTTGTCTAGATTATTCGGGCTATTTTTATATTCTCCATGTAAATGTAATGAGGTAGAGTCTAAATGGGAATATTTCGTGACTATTCCATATTTCTTTACTACATCTAAGGCAATGATGAGGAACAATTTTGTTAATCCATATTTATAGAGCTTATCCATGACTCTGCCTAGTTTGTCGTCATTTAAATCTTCTGCTTTTATTCCATCTCCTATTAAATGTTCTATGGCTTTATCTTTAAAAAAATCTGGGAATAAATATAATGGTCTTGATACAAAACCTAGTCCATTGAGAATGATTGCTTTGACTACTTCTCCTGTGTTTACTTTCTCTCTACTATCTATCGAAAATATCTCATTGATTTTTTCTGCTATTCCTATCTCATCTATTATTCCTGCTATTATTCCTAAGTGATCTATGTTTTTACTCTCAATTTCTTCTTTTTGGTAATTCATATTATGAAGGCATTTTTATCTAATTCAGATTCATTCTCTCATTTTGGTTCCTGAATTTATTATCCATGCCTTTTGAATTTCTATTTGTTAAATATTTTGATAATATTGTCTATATTTTTACTTCTTTAAGTATGTGTTTTTACTTAAAATATTTTTGCTACTTATGACACTTGTATCCGTAATACAAATTGAAGTGCGGAATGTGGGATCTAAAGTTAAGTTGCCATAGTACTAG
The Gloeotrichia echinulata CP02 DNA segment above includes these coding regions:
- a CDS encoding Fur family transcriptional regulator — encoded protein: MQKPAISTQPIRSLEDALERCQVLGMRVSRQRRFILELLWQANEHLSAREIYDRLNHQGKEIGHTSVYQNLEALSSQGIIECIEHCDGRLYGNISDSHSHVNCIDTNQILDVHIKLPEDFIRQVEQQTGVQITDYTINFYGYRNSSEKGTED
- a CDS encoding CRR6 family NdhI maturation factor; amino-acid sequence: MTITIAINTDAINNLELSPASTVIEQLLQPGAASHEQQLHFEINYDLEAGDPRELSEIPEVRLWFVRLDAKYPWLPFLLDWKAGEFARYTAMLVPHQFSSQEGIQYNPEALEIYLMHKIFILSDWLKQQSIPSASRLKSMAQMLGYELEDAFFELF
- a CDS encoding glycosyltransferase family 9 protein, translating into MRVVALVPGGIGDQILLFPTLDDLKRYYPNAQIDVVVAPRSKSAYRVSKSVHDVLSFDFGDRNSLADWGNLVGIIRDREYDVAITTDQSWWVGLLLWLTGIPTRIGYKGKGSVFLTNPIPLNPSQYRAALYHDLLQPLDINSPTPELTVNIPKTDIEWAQKQQKRLELHETGYILISDGASDLSHAQGWDTIYPVENWQQIIQDIQVKQPDLPVVLLKQGDNDEFVRSLLESGLDIKVISPDDIGKLAAIIGGASLMLSTDSATLQLSVAVQTYTIALFGLTNPAQLLPKSDKFLAIKSPNGKMADITPKAVLEKIWGG
- the ispD gene encoding 2-C-methyl-D-erythritol 4-phosphate cytidylyltransferase — protein: MYLLIPAAGIGRRMGSDRNKLLLSVRSQPIIAWTLKAAAAANSISWIGIISQPTDWEDFKLIIADLNLTKPVEFILGGATRQESVYNGLQALPTEAEQVLIHDGARCLATPDLFNSCAEAIRHCPGLIAAVPVKDTIKVVDSNGIIQSTPDRRQLWAAQTPQGFDVKLLKQCHAEGVRQGWEVTDDAALFEKCGIPVQIVPGEETNLKVTTPQDLALAKFILTSRGE
- a CDS encoding tetratricopeptide repeat protein → MMRFEPKNPIIYYNRGLVYFSLKNMQNAENDFKKAAELFQQQGNDSYYQNILNEIRTMQR
- a CDS encoding IS1634 family transposase — encoded protein: MNYQKEEIESKNIDHLGIIAGIIDEIGIAEKINEIFSIDSREKVNTGEVVKAIILNGLGFVSRPLYLFPDFFKDKAIEHLIGDGIKAEDLNDDKLGRVMDKLYKYGLTKLFLIIALDVVKKYGIVTKYSHLDSTSLHLHGEYKNSPNNLDKELRISGENPIIITQGYSRDHRPDLKQCILDLIVSSDGDIPLFFRGASGNESDKAVFAHILVEYDKQIDFESIMVADSALYSESNLKLMSNIRWISRVPLSIKRAKNLVKAFITKELKSSDIKGYSYQEEKVSYAGIEQRWLLIESAERKKADTKKLTQKISEEFLKINKQLVKLEKEEFEQKSLAELKIKELGAKLKYHQISDREISERLKKGQIVVDQVKGKLIENQELITKHQNSCGRFILATNILDPTKLEPTEILKIYKEQQSTERGFRFIKDPLFFADSLFVKNPERVETMMMLMALCLLVYNLGQRQLRMALKTQKATVKNQLNKPTESPTLRWMFQCFQGIHLLIRQGVLMVLNLTESHCRILQFLPNTCQKYYLLC